In Chitinophagales bacterium, the following are encoded in one genomic region:
- a CDS encoding serine hydrolase: protein MNKILILPLCCICFVSCQHRNSVSYTEKFIDSLMSETYAANQPGAVILVADNGKPVFRKAYGLANYELNIPNKPEYDFAIAAMTKQFTAGAILQLAQNGKLSLQDDVREYLPDYNTHGKTVTIKNLLTHTSGIPSFTENKDFEARYTKDYTHEEQMEYMMKDSLLFDPNTDWSYSNSGYFLCGMIIEKVSGMKYEEYMQRNIFIPLQMTHTYFGQNITPIPGLVGGYFTGNDSVMYKSSYYSWSWAYSSEGLVTCVDDLLKWDEALYSDKIVKQEWLEKAWTPDTLNDGRSTHYGFGWTVNDVQNTKLIEHGGAIDGFLCEAIRIPSKHIYVVVLCNNYFRDPGGVVRAVAMKMAGISTAPPAAVEISTTQLREYAGAYEMHRHGSKLTANSTKEKVLRIVNFRNDSIYNRMMNGRESALTYVGKDLFMNIPGGPYFQFHRDTNNKLSALEIYSATIKYGPNEYEPKSDLPIAKEPKEIQIAPEVLKQYAGRYDLGEGTFLTITTEVNRIFGQETGFARFEMFAESENKFFLKGRERKIVFEKDAAERVTGLVLTQGGNMKGKKVE from the coding sequence ATGAATAAAATTTTAATATTGCCTTTGTGCTGCATTTGTTTCGTTTCCTGCCAGCATAGAAACAGTGTTTCCTATACAGAAAAATTTATTGACAGCTTAATGTCTGAAACATATGCTGCTAATCAACCAGGTGCAGTGATTCTTGTGGCGGATAATGGAAAGCCGGTTTTTCGTAAAGCATACGGTCTTGCGAATTATGAATTAAATATTCCCAATAAGCCGGAATATGATTTTGCCATTGCTGCCATGACAAAACAATTTACAGCCGGAGCTATTCTACAGCTTGCACAAAATGGAAAACTTTCCTTACAGGATGATGTAAGAGAATACCTTCCGGATTATAATACGCATGGCAAAACTGTTACAATCAAAAATCTTCTTACTCATACGAGTGGCATTCCAAGTTTTACTGAGAATAAAGATTTCGAAGCCCGATACACGAAAGACTATACCCATGAAGAGCAAATGGAATATATGATGAAAGACTCACTCCTATTTGATCCAAACACCGATTGGAGTTACAGCAACTCCGGATATTTTCTATGCGGGATGATCATTGAAAAAGTGAGCGGGATGAAATATGAGGAGTACATGCAAAGAAACATTTTCATTCCACTGCAAATGACTCATACCTACTTTGGACAAAACATCACTCCTATTCCCGGCCTGGTCGGCGGCTATTTCACAGGCAATGACAGTGTAATGTATAAATCAAGCTATTACAGCTGGTCGTGGGCATATTCTTCAGAGGGATTGGTTACTTGTGTAGATGATTTACTCAAGTGGGATGAAGCATTGTATTCTGATAAGATTGTAAAGCAGGAATGGCTGGAAAAGGCCTGGACACCGGATACACTAAATGATGGGAGAAGTACCCATTATGGGTTTGGCTGGACAGTAAACGATGTTCAGAACACAAAATTGATAGAGCACGGTGGTGCTATTGATGGATTCCTGTGTGAAGCTATTCGCATTCCATCGAAACACATCTATGTAGTGGTGTTATGCAACAATTATTTCAGAGACCCGGGGGGTGTGGTGCGCGCCGTTGCTATGAAGATGGCAGGGATTTCAACTGCACCTCCCGCTGCTGTAGAAATTTCAACTACTCAGTTAAGGGAGTATGCAGGTGCATATGAAATGCATCGGCACGGATCGAAACTCACCGCTAACTCCACCAAAGAAAAAGTGCTTCGGATAGTAAATTTCAGAAACGATTCTATATACAACAGAATGATGAACGGACGGGAATCAGCACTGACCTATGTCGGAAAAGATTTGTTTATGAACATTCCCGGCGGTCCGTATTTCCAGTTTCACCGCGACACAAATAATAAATTGAGCGCCTTAGAAATTTATTCAGCAACCATCAAATACGGGCCTAATGAGTACGAACCGAAATCCGATTTGCCAATTGCTAAGGAGCCAAAAGAAATTCAGATTGCTCCCGAAGTGTTGAAGCAATACGCCGGCAGATATGATTTGGGTGAAGGAACCTTTCTCACAATAACAACGGAAGTAAATCGCATCTTTGGCCAGGAAACCGGATTCGCGCGATTTGAAATGTTTGCGGAAAGTGAAAACAAATTTTTTTTAAAAGGCAGAGAACGGAAAATTGTTTTTGAAAAAGATGCCGCAGAAAGAGTAACCGGACTGGTTCTAACACAAGGAGGTAACATGAAAGGAAAGAAAGTGGAATGA
- a CDS encoding AAA family ATPase, which translates to MKIAVCGKGGVGKTTISGMLCRLLGRSGMPVLAIDGDPNPNLALILGIDPLAPSPPALSTDLLEVTEKEDGKRYATLGVSLQEVMDTYGLKAPDNVTLLAVGQPEHAATGCMCGLHTTVREIVHSALEESDRVTVLDLEASLEQMKRGTSKYVDILLCVVEPYYRSLEAAARFYRLGKELGIKKIVAVANKVKNAEDEKAIREFFAQIDLPVEAIIPYDEELAATDAKGISVLNNNYSSPAIVALTELANRLLLN; encoded by the coding sequence ATGAAAATTGCAGTTTGCGGAAAGGGGGGCGTTGGGAAAACCACGATCAGTGGAATGCTATGTCGACTGCTTGGAAGAAGCGGAATGCCTGTGCTTGCTATAGATGGTGATCCCAATCCGAATCTTGCACTCATTCTTGGAATAGATCCTCTAGCTCCATCCCCTCCTGCACTAAGCACAGATTTATTGGAGGTTACTGAAAAAGAAGATGGAAAAAGATACGCAACCCTTGGAGTATCACTGCAGGAAGTAATGGACACTTATGGATTGAAGGCGCCTGATAATGTCACGCTGCTCGCTGTTGGTCAACCCGAGCATGCGGCCACAGGTTGCATGTGTGGCTTACACACTACTGTAAGGGAAATTGTTCATTCTGCGTTGGAAGAAAGCGATCGTGTTACCGTCCTTGATCTGGAAGCATCCCTGGAGCAGATGAAGCGTGGCACTTCAAAATATGTTGACATACTTTTGTGTGTTGTGGAACCATACTATCGTTCATTAGAGGCTGCTGCAAGGTTTTACCGATTAGGAAAAGAACTCGGAATAAAAAAAATAGTCGCTGTTGCAAACAAGGTAAAAAATGCAGAAGACGAAAAAGCAATCCGCGAATTTTTCGCTCAGATTGATTTGCCAGTTGAAGCTATTATTCCTTATGATGAAGAACTAGCAGCGACCGATGCCAAAGGAATTTCTGTGTTAAATAATAATTATTCTTCTCCCGCAATCGTTGCGTTGACTGAATTGGCTAACAGGTTATTGTTAAATTAA
- a CDS encoding four-helix bundle copper-binding protein, with the protein MTGYHTYKSCIEACLKCAAICNHCASSCTQEEDVKMMAKCIQLNMECAAICYASAQLMSLGSSKAKEICQLCADICEACADECGKHKTEHCKECAEVCKQCAQACREMA; encoded by the coding sequence ATGACGGGTTATCACACGTACAAAAGTTGTATAGAAGCATGTTTAAAATGTGCAGCGATATGTAATCACTGCGCTTCGTCTTGCACACAGGAAGAAGATGTAAAAATGATGGCAAAGTGCATTCAGTTGAATATGGAATGTGCAGCTATTTGTTATGCGTCTGCACAATTAATGAGCTTAGGCAGCAGCAAAGCAAAAGAGATTTGCCAGCTATGTGCAGACATTTGCGAAGCATGTGCTGATGAATGCGGTAAACATAAAACAGAACATTGTAAAGAATGCGCTGAAGTATGTAAACAATGTGCACAGGCATGCAGAGAAATGGCGTAA
- a CDS encoding multicopper oxidase domain-containing protein has product MKDTMKMDNMNDMQTGKKLTDRNMGYKLIESKLPPRTVRYDLYIRDTTVTYGKKPKRAIAVNGQIPMPTLTFTEGDTAEIYVHNELNEETSLHWHGLFLPNRMDGVPFLTQMPIKPHSTYLYKYPIVQHGTHWYHSHSKLQEQIGMYGSFIMNKRKEWDIPTIPVVLSEWTDMKPEEVHRSLRSATDWFAIEKGTTQNYTEAIKSGNLKTKLTNEWKRMNAMDVSDVYYDNFLINGKNQNEQPQFKAGDKVRLRIANGGASDYFWLTYSGGKITVVASDGNDVEPVEVDRLLIAVSETYDVVVTVPENKSYEFLITPEDRTKSASLWLGSGEKVPATRLPKLKYFAGMKMMNDMMDMKGNMIEMEGMQMANQVMDMNTVMYPEITGEEKPGKEMNMDDMKNMEMDKMKNDSTHQDHDMKDMKQDKMDGMKKMDMSKSKKDNMQGHNMQMPNNNSMQGMNMASESSDIVTLNYGMLRSTEKTTLPDGPWKELKFDLTGNMNRYVWSLDNKVVSESDKILIKKGERIRIVLFNNSMMRHPMHLHGHDFRVLNGQGDYAPMKNIIDIMPMERDTIEFYAGEAGGDWFFHCHILYHMMSGMGRVFSYKNSPTKADSASIDSSAITDITSSKVAKRGLNSDDKMFHPMGKVGIESNGSDGEFMLAQTRWKASTLWHLGYHDEHGYESETMIGRYFGRMQWLYPYVGFDYHYKKEGAFAKNIFDLHGTQKNIFGSETKNLFGQVSNKDNRHTVTAGVAYTLPTLTVADFRVDGNGKFRFQLSREDLSVTPRLRFNWMINTDKEYMVGLRYIATKYISISSHFDSDMGVGAGVTFVY; this is encoded by the coding sequence ATGAAAGATACAATGAAGATGGACAACATGAATGATATGCAAACGGGTAAAAAACTAACAGATAGAAATATGGGGTATAAACTTATTGAAAGTAAGTTGCCACCTCGTACTGTTCGTTACGATTTATATATAAGGGATACTACTGTTACTTATGGCAAAAAGCCTAAAAGGGCTATTGCGGTAAATGGTCAGATACCAATGCCAACCCTTACGTTTACAGAAGGCGATACGGCGGAAATTTATGTCCATAATGAATTGAATGAAGAAACTTCCTTGCATTGGCATGGATTGTTTTTACCCAACCGAATGGATGGAGTGCCTTTCTTGACACAAATGCCTATTAAGCCTCATTCTACTTACCTCTATAAATATCCCATTGTTCAGCATGGTACGCATTGGTATCATAGTCATAGCAAATTACAGGAACAGATAGGTATGTATGGCTCTTTTATCATGAATAAAAGAAAAGAATGGGATATACCAACTATACCGGTGGTGCTAAGCGAATGGACGGATATGAAACCCGAAGAAGTTCACCGCAGCCTGCGCAGTGCTACTGATTGGTTTGCCATAGAAAAAGGAACTACGCAAAACTATACAGAGGCTATAAAAAGCGGTAATTTAAAGACTAAGCTTACCAATGAGTGGAAGCGTATGAATGCAATGGATGTAAGTGACGTGTACTACGATAACTTTTTAATTAATGGTAAAAATCAAAATGAACAACCCCAATTTAAGGCAGGTGATAAAGTAAGATTACGCATAGCCAACGGCGGTGCATCAGATTATTTTTGGCTTACTTATTCGGGTGGTAAGATTACGGTAGTAGCCAGTGATGGTAATGATGTAGAGCCCGTAGAAGTTGACAGGTTGCTTATTGCAGTTTCTGAAACTTATGATGTGGTGGTAACAGTACCCGAAAATAAAAGTTATGAATTTTTGATAACGCCTGAAGACCGTACAAAATCAGCTTCTTTATGGTTGGGCAGCGGAGAAAAAGTGCCCGCAACAAGATTGCCTAAGCTTAAATATTTTGCCGGCATGAAAATGATGAATGACATGATGGATATGAAAGGCAATATGATAGAGATGGAAGGCATGCAAATGGCTAACCAGGTTATGGATATGAACACGGTAATGTATCCTGAAATAACAGGCGAAGAAAAACCTGGTAAAGAAATGAATATGGATGATATGAAAAATATGGAAATGGATAAGATGAAAAATGATTCAACGCATCAAGATCATGACATGAAAGATATGAAGCAGGATAAAATGGACGGCATGAAAAAGATGGACATGAGTAAATCTAAAAAAGATAATATGCAGGGACATAACATGCAAATGCCCAATAACAACAGTATGCAAGGCATGAATATGGCAAGTGAAAGCTCTGATATAGTTACGCTCAATTATGGCATGTTGCGTTCAACTGAAAAAACAACTTTGCCTGATGGACCCTGGAAAGAATTGAAATTCGATTTAACGGGAAACATGAACCGTTATGTATGGAGCCTTGACAATAAAGTAGTTTCTGAAAGCGATAAAATTCTTATAAAAAAAGGAGAAAGAATAAGAATAGTTTTATTCAACAACAGCATGATGCGGCATCCCATGCACCTGCATGGTCATGATTTTAGAGTGCTGAACGGGCAGGGTGATTACGCACCCATGAAAAACATTATTGACATCATGCCGATGGAGCGGGATACTATTGAATTTTATGCCGGTGAAGCTGGCGGCGACTGGTTTTTTCATTGCCATATTTTATACCACATGATGAGCGGCATGGGCAGGGTTTTCAGCTACAAAAATTCACCCACTAAGGCAGATTCGGCAAGTATAGATTCATCGGCAATTACTGATATTACCAGCTCCAAAGTGGCTAAGCGTGGCTTAAATTCTGACGACAAAATGTTTCATCCTATGGGCAAGGTTGGTATAGAAAGTAACGGCAGCGACGGCGAATTTATGCTTGCCCAAACACGCTGGAAGGCAAGCACACTATGGCATTTAGGCTATCATGATGAACACGGCTATGAAAGCGAAACCATGATTGGGCGCTACTTTGGAAGAATGCAATGGTTGTATCCTTATGTTGGTTTCGATTATCATTATAAAAAGGAAGGGGCATTTGCAAAAAACATTTTTGATTTACACGGCACTCAAAAAAATATATTTGGCAGCGAGACAAAAAATTTGTTTGGACAAGTAAGCAATAAAGACAATCGCCATACTGTAACAGCAGGTGTTGCCTATACTTTACCCACATTAACCGTTGCTGATTTCAGGGTTGATGGAAATGGAAAGTTTCGTTTTCAGTTATCAAGAGAAGATTTATCTGTTACACCGCGTTTGCGTTTTAACTGGATGATTAATACTGATAAAGAATACATGGTTGGGTTAAGATATATCGCCACCAAATACATTTCCATTTCATCACATTTCGACAGCGATATGGGTGTGGGTGCAGGAGTTACTTTTGTTTACTAA
- a CDS encoding heme-binding domain-containing protein: MSRIKKVILALVILFIAVQFIQPARNNNNGQVLSTDIARIVSVPDGILDIFKNSCYDCHSNYTRYPWYSCIQPGGWWMASHIKNGKENLNFSQFGNYSKRMQRNKLREMARSIDDESMPIPAYAIIHKNAKLTKTQKTSVLDWINKTKESLSQPN; this comes from the coding sequence ATGAGCCGCATAAAAAAAGTAATTCTGGCATTAGTGATTTTATTTATAGCAGTTCAATTTATACAGCCTGCCCGTAATAATAATAACGGGCAGGTTTTATCAACGGATATTGCCAGAATAGTTTCAGTGCCTGATGGGATATTGGATATTTTTAAAAACTCCTGTTATGACTGTCACAGCAACTATACCCGTTATCCCTGGTACTCCTGTATTCAGCCAGGCGGCTGGTGGATGGCATCTCATATAAAGAATGGAAAAGAAAATCTGAATTTCAGTCAGTTTGGAAATTATTCGAAACGCATGCAACGAAACAAATTGCGGGAAATGGCCCGAAGCATCGATGATGAATCAATGCCTATTCCTGCATATGCAATAATTCACAAGAATGCAAAACTTACAAAAACTCAAAAAACATCCGTATTGGATTGGATCAATAAAACTAAAGAAAGCCTTTCACAACCGAATTAA
- a CDS encoding DUF3347 domain-containing protein, which produces MKNIIFGIAIFAIFFSACTNSNRPVASQSEIIDTVKASTQTNGEAIASAASVKEIVSSYLQIKNALVSDNGNDAAAGGKAMVDAMGKFDKSSLSAGQKKAYEDVADDIKENAEHISENSNKIDHQREHFDMLSQDMNDLVKSFGAGQTLYQDFCPMYNNKKGAIWLSETKEIRNPYMGKKMHDCGAVKEELK; this is translated from the coding sequence ATGAAAAACATAATTTTTGGTATTGCAATTTTTGCAATCTTTTTTTCAGCCTGTACTAACAGCAACAGGCCAGTAGCAAGCCAGAGCGAAATAATAGATACTGTTAAAGCCAGTACTCAAACAAATGGAGAAGCGATTGCCAGTGCTGCTTCTGTTAAGGAAATAGTAAGCAGCTACCTGCAAATAAAAAATGCATTGGTGAGCGACAATGGGAATGATGCCGCCGCTGGCGGCAAAGCCATGGTTGATGCAATGGGAAAGTTTGATAAATCCTCTTTATCTGCCGGGCAAAAAAAGGCTTATGAGGATGTAGCTGATGATATAAAAGAAAATGCAGAGCATATCAGCGAAAACAGTAATAAAATAGATCACCAGCGTGAACATTTTGATATGCTGAGCCAGGATATGAATGATCTGGTAAAATCATTTGGAGCCGGACAAACGCTTTATCAGGACTTCTGTCCCATGTATAACAATAAAAAAGGGGCAATATGGCTAAGTGAAACAAAGGAGATAAGAAATCCATATATGGGGAAAAAAATGCATGATTGCGGTGCTGTGAAAGAGGAGTTGAAATAA
- a CDS encoding DUF3347 domain-containing protein has translation MKLKTQDSTGSSIYISLKKILLITIILASVFVQQSIAQDTTSQSQFSQLLRSYYDIKDALVSGNAGSASSNAEQFVKTANGISYRNFVEGNRDALLKDAGKISDTKDLTHQREHFANLSANMFALAKSVKLTSEPVYQVYCPMKKAVWLSKESAIKNPYFGSAMLTCGSIKDTLK, from the coding sequence ATGAAATTAAAAACTCAGGACAGCACTGGCTCATCCATATATATTTCGCTTAAAAAAATACTTTTAATAACCATTATTTTGGCAAGTGTATTTGTGCAACAAAGCATTGCTCAGGATACAACAAGCCAATCTCAGTTTTCACAATTACTTCGCTCATACTACGACATTAAAGATGCTTTGGTGTCCGGAAATGCTGGTTCAGCCTCATCAAATGCAGAACAGTTTGTTAAGACTGCCAATGGCATTAGCTACAGAAATTTCGTAGAGGGGAACCGTGATGCCTTATTAAAAGATGCCGGAAAAATTTCAGACACTAAAGATCTTACTCATCAGCGCGAGCATTTTGCAAATCTGTCTGCCAATATGTTTGCCTTAGCTAAATCGGTTAAGCTTACTTCAGAGCCGGTTTATCAGGTTTATTGTCCTATGAAAAAGGCAGTTTGGTTAAGCAAAGAAAGCGCTATAAAAAATCCATATTTCGGAAGCGCAATGCTTACCTGCGGAAGTATAAAGGATACTTTGAAATAA
- a CDS encoding cation transporter, which produces MTHTYNVTGMTCSGCQDKVKSGILKLPDVLSAEVSLNPGKAIIEMSSHIPITSLQEAISADRKFVISEDSDDSSHMMMSEAENKSWFSTYKPLLLIFGYITVISFIPTFRNDSLNLSSWMNNFMAVFFITFSFFKLLNLSGFADGYSTYDFLAKKWKFYAFIYPFIELTFGIWLLFGTNHQLLYVLIFIAMSFSTFGVINSLRKKETIECACLGTIFKLPLGTVTLFEDLLMVGMSVIMLIII; this is translated from the coding sequence ATGACCCACACTTATAATGTTACCGGCATGACCTGCAGTGGCTGCCAGGATAAGGTGAAAAGCGGAATACTAAAACTGCCGGATGTGCTTTCTGCAGAAGTTTCATTAAATCCTGGTAAGGCAATCATTGAAATGAGCAGTCATATACCGATTACTTCATTGCAGGAAGCAATCAGCGCAGATAGGAAATTCGTCATTTCTGAAGACAGTGATGACTCTTCCCATATGATGATGAGTGAAGCTGAAAACAAATCATGGTTTTCTACATACAAACCACTTTTACTTATATTCGGTTACATCACGGTAATCAGTTTTATACCGACATTTAGAAATGATTCTTTGAATCTCAGCAGTTGGATGAACAATTTTATGGCAGTTTTCTTTATTACTTTCTCATTCTTTAAGTTACTTAATTTAAGCGGTTTTGCTGATGGATATTCTACCTATGACTTCCTGGCAAAAAAATGGAAATTTTACGCCTTCATTTATCCCTTTATTGAACTAACCTTCGGAATATGGCTGCTTTTTGGAACTAATCATCAATTGCTTTATGTTCTTATTTTTATAGCTATGAGTTTCAGTACCTTTGGAGTAATTAATAGCTTGCGTAAAAAGGAAACAATCGAATGCGCTTGTCTTGGCACTATATTTAAGCTTCCTTTGGGAACGGTCACGCTCTTTGAAGATTTACTCATGGTTGGAATGTCAGTCATTATGTTAATAATAATTTAG
- a CDS encoding DUF1929 domain-containing protein, giving the protein MKNFFLLLVIFYASDLYGQYSIKGKVKDSAQLPIINTRVTLFNSDTTVFIENRTTATGKYNIKDVASGNYTLGIEALGKEYIEISLIVTGSISALNFTLANETQKGNWDVIIQSPEALGGTNLGVLLPDGKIFYCHNTKDPFKFDPATNDTILVNGDDKIQGCVGPVLLPDGNVIFIGGADQDFYGPGTRLVKTYDPVSNIWQDQPNMLEYRWYPTVAKLPDNKILIAGGGGLNNPVRTNTSEIYDPATGTSQWVDNIAIGNEVSPVVLLYTGKVLMTHRPPQLFDPATNQWNLADDFVQGNRMANGDHADHELVLLPDGRAVAIGFKSFTSDPGNMVEFYDPLKNSWSLGNNFSPVRSRAKTVLAPNKKIFVMAGYKEEASDPIPTNQYGYMNITDQYDPYSGTWRRLDAMNYSREYHAITTLVPDGRIIAVGGEGEPGNEPTFSVIEAFTPPYLLRGVRPVIKNLSSTNLLRGSSFNFKVSRTKTPTSVILLSNALNTHFMNSGNNRYLDLAFTKSGSQITATLPSDSVTMPDGYYILFAMVDDIPSVGKIIRIEGKTLNFITGLNAFTSSFSMFPNPAGDFINISLKSDLRSGNLKISIQNELGKVVKATILENVTSNLTILTSELPTGIYLIKILDGKNIYTEKFIKN; this is encoded by the coding sequence ATGAAAAACTTTTTCCTCCTTCTTGTAATTTTTTATGCCTCTGATCTATACGGTCAGTACTCTATTAAAGGGAAAGTGAAGGATTCAGCACAGTTGCCAATAATTAACACCCGTGTGACGCTATTCAATAGCGATACCACGGTTTTTATTGAGAACAGGACAACTGCAACCGGTAAATACAATATTAAGGATGTGGCTTCAGGAAATTACACGCTGGGTATTGAAGCTCTTGGTAAGGAATATATAGAGATTTCGCTGATTGTAACGGGCAGCATTTCAGCGTTGAATTTTACTCTTGCCAACGAAACCCAGAAAGGAAACTGGGATGTGATTATTCAATCTCCTGAAGCTCTCGGAGGTACGAATTTAGGAGTGCTGCTTCCTGATGGGAAAATCTTTTACTGTCATAATACAAAAGATCCATTCAAGTTCGATCCGGCAACAAATGATACCATTCTGGTAAATGGTGATGACAAGATTCAGGGATGCGTGGGTCCGGTATTACTTCCTGATGGAAATGTAATTTTTATTGGCGGAGCAGATCAGGACTTTTATGGCCCAGGTACACGCCTGGTTAAGACTTATGATCCGGTAAGTAATATCTGGCAAGATCAGCCAAATATGCTGGAATACCGTTGGTATCCCACTGTTGCCAAACTTCCTGATAATAAAATATTAATTGCAGGAGGCGGAGGTTTGAATAATCCGGTTAGGACAAACACTTCTGAAATTTATGATCCTGCCACAGGTACTTCGCAATGGGTTGACAACATTGCGATCGGTAACGAGGTATCTCCCGTGGTTCTGCTTTACACCGGCAAAGTTTTAATGACCCATCGCCCTCCGCAACTTTTTGATCCTGCTACAAACCAATGGAATTTGGCTGATGATTTTGTGCAGGGCAATCGAATGGCAAATGGTGATCACGCGGATCATGAGCTGGTACTGCTGCCTGATGGTCGTGCAGTGGCAATAGGATTCAAATCATTTACTTCCGATCCCGGTAACATGGTTGAATTCTATGATCCTTTAAAAAATTCCTGGTCACTTGGAAATAATTTTTCTCCCGTTCGGTCGAGAGCAAAAACGGTTCTTGCTCCAAACAAAAAGATATTTGTAATGGCAGGGTATAAGGAAGAAGCATCTGATCCTATCCCCACTAATCAGTATGGCTACATGAACATTACCGATCAGTATGATCCATATTCAGGAACATGGAGAAGATTGGATGCAATGAATTATTCACGAGAATATCATGCAATTACAACGCTGGTTCCCGATGGCAGAATTATTGCTGTGGGAGGTGAAGGTGAACCCGGAAATGAGCCGACTTTCAGCGTGATAGAAGCATTCACGCCACCGTATTTGCTTCGCGGTGTTCGCCCGGTAATAAAAAATCTTTCCTCAACCAATCTTTTGAGAGGGAGCTCTTTTAATTTCAAAGTGTCCCGAACAAAAACACCTACTTCCGTTATACTCCTGTCAAATGCGCTGAACACGCATTTCATGAATTCTGGTAATAACAGGTATCTCGATCTTGCTTTCACAAAAAGCGGGAGCCAGATAACTGCCACGCTGCCTTCTGATTCTGTAACCATGCCCGACGGCTATTACATATTATTTGCTATGGTGGATGATATTCCTTCAGTAGGAAAAATTATTCGAATTGAAGGCAAGACTTTGAATTTTATTACAGGCTTGAATGCTTTTACCAGTTCATTCAGCATGTTCCCCAATCCCGCAGGTGATTTTATAAATATTTCTCTTAAAAGTGATTTACGATCGGGTAATTTGAAAATTTCCATTCAGAATGAACTTGGTAAAGTTGTAAAGGCAACGATTTTAGAAAACGTAACTTCTAACCTTACTATCCTTACATCAGAACTTCCGACGGGAATTTACTTAATAAAAATTTTAGATGGTAAAAATATATATACTGAAAAGTTCATTAAAAATTAA
- a CDS encoding helix-turn-helix transcriptional regulator encodes MKLYIKNMVCNRCKMVVKSELIKFGLHPASVELGEVEVAEEVDSQSKSELNEILVPFGFELIDDRKSRIIEKIKTTIVELVHYSDQQLKTNLSRYLSQTLQHDYTYLSNLFSQVTGITIEKYFISQKIEKVKELLIYDELSINEISEKLNYSSAAYLSAQFKTGTGMTPSQFKKLKNKTRSTLDTI; translated from the coding sequence ATGAAGCTTTATATTAAAAATATGGTATGCAACCGTTGCAAAATGGTAGTAAAATCAGAATTAATAAAATTCGGGTTACATCCTGCATCTGTGGAATTAGGAGAAGTGGAGGTGGCTGAAGAAGTAGATTCCCAAAGCAAAAGTGAGTTGAATGAAATCCTGGTACCCTTTGGGTTTGAATTAATAGATGACAGGAAAAGCCGCATCATTGAAAAAATAAAAACCACGATCGTAGAATTGGTGCATTATTCCGATCAGCAACTTAAAACCAATTTATCCCGGTACCTAAGCCAGACTCTCCAGCATGACTATACTTACCTGAGCAATCTTTTTTCTCAGGTTACGGGAATAACCATTGAAAAGTATTTTATATCTCAGAAGATTGAGAAGGTAAAAGAGTTACTTATTTATGATGAACTATCCATAAATGAAATTTCGGAGAAGTTAAATTACAGTAGTGCTGCCTACCTTTCTGCACAATTTAAAACAGGTACGGGAATGACTCCTTCTCAATTTAAAAAATTGAAGAACAAAACCCGGAGCACACTTGATACTATTTAA
- a CDS encoding OsmC family protein — protein MENPLVLKWKGGQSFETEINGFPLNITENPGKPGAIDNPKKLMLVSLVACTAFDVVSILNKMKVEFSDFEIVVTATQTDTHPRIYKEVHLIYYFLAGEKIRLNIEKAVGLSQEKYCGVSEMFRQFCSLTYEIIYN, from the coding sequence ATGGAAAATCCATTGGTACTGAAATGGAAAGGTGGTCAAAGCTTTGAAACGGAAATAAATGGCTTTCCATTAAACATAACAGAAAATCCAGGTAAGCCAGGCGCTATAGATAATCCTAAAAAGCTCATGTTAGTTTCCTTAGTGGCTTGTACCGCTTTTGATGTTGTTTCCATATTGAATAAAATGAAAGTTGAGTTTTCTGATTTTGAAATTGTTGTAACTGCCACTCAAACGGACACACATCCGCGGATTTATAAAGAGGTTCATTTAATATATTATTTCCTGGCCGGAGAAAAAATAAGGCTCAATATTGAAAAAGCGGTTGGCCTTTCACAGGAAAAATACTGCGGGGTTTCTGAAATGTTCAGGCAATTTTGCAGCCTGACTTATGAGATAATATACAATTAA